One region of Streptomyces rishiriensis genomic DNA includes:
- a CDS encoding 2-oxoacid:ferredoxin oxidoreductase subunit beta, producing the protein MAETSTEGTGTIEALSLVPKAVARQSMKDFKSDQEVRWCPGCGDYAILAAVQGFMPELGLAKENIVFVSGIGCSSRFPYYMNTYGMHSIHGRAPAIATGLAASRRDLSVWVVTGDGDALSIGGNHLIHALRRNVNLKILLFNNRIYGLTKGQYSPTSEVGKITKSTPMGSLDAPFNPVSLALGAEASFVARTIDSDRKHLTEVLRQAAAHPGTALVEIYQNCNIFNDGAFEALKDRETAKEAVIRLEHGQPIRFGADHARGVVRDRASGDLRVVTVTPENEADVLVHDAHAASPTTAFALSRLADPDTLHHTPIGVLRSVKRQVYDTQLADQLDTAIEQHGKGDLAALLAGGDTWTVVG; encoded by the coding sequence ATGGCTGAGACCTCGACGGAAGGCACGGGCACGATCGAGGCGCTTTCACTCGTCCCCAAGGCCGTGGCCCGGCAGTCCATGAAGGACTTCAAGTCGGATCAGGAAGTGCGCTGGTGCCCCGGCTGCGGTGACTACGCGATCCTGGCGGCCGTCCAGGGCTTCATGCCGGAGCTGGGGCTGGCCAAGGAGAACATCGTCTTCGTCTCGGGCATCGGCTGCTCGTCGCGCTTCCCGTACTACATGAACACGTACGGGATGCACTCCATCCACGGGCGGGCGCCGGCGATCGCGACCGGTCTCGCCGCCTCCCGGCGGGACCTGAGCGTGTGGGTGGTCACCGGGGACGGCGACGCGCTGTCCATCGGCGGCAACCATCTGATCCACGCCCTGCGACGGAACGTGAACCTGAAGATCCTGCTGTTCAACAACCGGATCTACGGGCTCACCAAGGGCCAGTACTCGCCCACGTCGGAGGTCGGCAAGATCACCAAGTCGACGCCGATGGGCTCGCTGGACGCGCCCTTCAACCCGGTGTCGCTGGCGCTCGGCGCGGAGGCGTCGTTCGTGGCACGGACCATCGACTCGGACCGCAAGCATCTGACGGAGGTGCTGCGCCAGGCCGCCGCCCACCCCGGCACCGCGCTGGTGGAGATCTACCAGAACTGCAACATCTTCAACGACGGCGCGTTCGAGGCGCTGAAGGACCGCGAGACGGCGAAGGAAGCGGTGATCCGGCTGGAGCACGGGCAGCCGATCCGGTTCGGGGCGGACCACGCGCGGGGCGTCGTACGCGACCGGGCGAGCGGGGATCTGCGGGTCGTCACGGTGACCCCGGAGAACGAGGCGGACGTGCTGGTCCACGACGCGCACGCCGCGTCCCCGACCACTGCCTTCGCGCTGTCCCGGCTGGCCGATCCGGACACCCTGCATCACACGCCGATCGGTGTGCTGCGCTCGGTGAAGCGGCAGGTCTACGACACTCAGCTGGCGGACCAGCTGGACACGGCGATCGAGCAGCACGGCAAGGGCGATCTGGCGGCGCTGCTGGCGGGCGGCGACACCTGGACGGTCGTCGGCTGA
- a CDS encoding 2-oxoacid:acceptor oxidoreductase subunit alpha, which yields MTSQVSSPAEQADGTDGADATVVGEQRRPGRAKDVRRLDRVIIRFAGDSGDGMQLTGDRFTSETASFGNDLSTLPNFPAEIRAPAGTLPGVSSFQLHFADHDILTPGDAPNVLVAMNPAALKANIGDVPRGAEIIVNTDEFTKRAMQKVGYAASPLEDGSLDGYQLHPVPLTTLTVEALKEFDLTRKEAERSKNMFALGLLSWMYHRPTEGTEKFLKSKFAKKPDIAAANLTAFRAGWNFGETTEDFAVSYEVAPAAKAFPVGTYRNISGNLALSYGLISASRQADLPLFLGSYPITPASDILHELSRHKNFGVRTFQAEDEIAGIGAALGAAFGGSLAVTTTSGPGVALKSETIGLAVSLELPLLIVDIQRGGPSTGLPTKTEQADLLQAMFGRNGEAPVPIVAPRTPADCFDAALEAARIALTYRTPVMLLSDGYLANGSEPWRIPELDELPDLTVQFAQGPNHTLDDGSEVFWPYKRDPRTLARPWAVPGTPGLEHRIGGIEKEDGTGNISYAPANHEFMVRIRQAKIDGIDVPDLEVDDPHDADTLVLGWGSTYGPITAAVRRLRAAGEAVAQAHLRHLNPFPRNLGAVLERYDKVVVPEMNLGQLATLVRAKYLVDARSYNQVNGMPFKAEQLAATLKEAIDG from the coding sequence GTGACCAGTCAGGTCAGCAGCCCAGCGGAACAGGCCGACGGAACCGACGGAGCAGACGCGACCGTCGTGGGAGAGCAGCGCAGACCGGGTCGGGCGAAGGACGTCCGTCGTCTCGACCGGGTGATCATCAGGTTCGCGGGCGACTCGGGTGACGGTATGCAGCTCACCGGCGACCGCTTCACCTCGGAGACGGCGTCGTTCGGCAACGACCTCTCCACCCTGCCGAACTTCCCCGCCGAGATCCGCGCACCCGCCGGCACCCTCCCCGGCGTCTCCTCGTTCCAGCTGCACTTCGCCGACCACGACATCCTGACCCCGGGTGACGCGCCCAATGTGCTGGTCGCGATGAATCCGGCGGCGCTGAAGGCCAACATCGGCGATGTGCCGCGCGGCGCGGAGATCATCGTCAACACGGACGAGTTCACCAAACGGGCGATGCAGAAGGTGGGGTACGCGGCCTCGCCGCTCGAGGACGGTTCCCTCGACGGTTACCAGCTCCATCCGGTCCCGCTGACCACCCTGACCGTCGAGGCTCTCAAGGAATTCGACCTCACCCGTAAAGAGGCCGAGCGCAGCAAGAACATGTTCGCGCTCGGCCTCTTGTCGTGGATGTACCACCGGCCCACCGAGGGCACCGAGAAGTTCCTGAAGTCGAAGTTCGCGAAGAAGCCCGACATCGCGGCCGCCAACCTGACCGCTTTCCGGGCCGGGTGGAACTTCGGCGAGACGACCGAGGACTTCGCCGTCAGCTATGAGGTCGCCCCGGCCGCGAAGGCGTTCCCCGTCGGCACCTACCGGAACATCTCCGGGAATCTCGCACTGTCATACGGGCTGATCAGCGCCTCCCGGCAGGCCGATCTGCCGCTGTTCCTGGGGTCGTACCCGATCACGCCGGCCTCCGACATCCTGCACGAGCTGAGCCGGCACAAGAACTTCGGCGTACGGACGTTCCAGGCCGAGGACGAGATCGCGGGGATCGGCGCGGCGCTGGGGGCGGCCTTCGGGGGGTCTCTCGCCGTCACCACCACCTCCGGGCCCGGGGTGGCGCTCAAGAGCGAGACCATCGGGCTCGCGGTGTCGCTGGAGCTGCCGCTGCTGATCGTGGACATCCAGCGGGGCGGTCCGTCGACCGGCCTGCCGACCAAGACCGAGCAGGCCGACCTGTTGCAGGCCATGTTCGGGCGCAACGGTGAGGCGCCGGTGCCGATCGTCGCGCCCCGCACACCCGCCGACTGTTTCGACGCCGCGCTGGAGGCGGCCAGGATCGCGCTCACCTACCGCACGCCGGTGATGCTGCTGTCGGACGGCTACCTGGCCAACGGCTCCGAGCCCTGGCGGATCCCGGAGCTGGACGAGCTTCCGGACCTGACCGTGCAGTTCGCCCAGGGTCCCAACCACACCCTGGACGACGGCAGCGAGGTCTTCTGGCCGTACAAGCGCGACCCGCGCACGCTCGCCCGGCCGTGGGCGGTGCCCGGCACTCCGGGGCTCGAGCACCGCATCGGCGGGATCGAGAAGGAGGACGGGACGGGGAACATCTCCTACGCCCCGGCCAACCACGAGTTCATGGTCCGGATCCGGCAGGCCAAGATCGACGGCATCGACGTCCCCGACCTCGAGGTGGACGACCCGCACGACGCGGACACCCTGGTGCTGGGCTGGGGATCCACCTACGGGCCCATCACCGCCGCGGTACGACGGCTGCGCGCCGCCGGGGAGGCCGTCGCGCAGGCCCATCTGCGGCACCTCAACCCGTTCCCGCGCAACCTGGGCGCGGTGCTGGAGCGCTACGACAAGGTCGTCGTCCCGGAGATGAACCTCGGCCAGCTCGCCACCCTCGTACGGGCGAAGTACCTGGTCGACGCCCGCTCGTACAACCAGGTCAACGGGATGCCGTTCAAGGCGGAGCAGCTCGCCGCGACCCTCAAGGAGGCCATCGATGGCTGA
- a CDS encoding response regulator transcription factor, protein MRVVIAEDSVLLREGLTRLLTDRGHEVVAGVGDADALVKTITELGDEGALPDVVVADVRMPPTHTDEGVRAAVQLRKTYPGLGVLVLSQYVEERYATELLAGSSRGVGYLLKDRVAEVREFVDAVVRVAQGGTALDPEVVAQLLGRSRKQDVLAGLTPREREVLGLMAEGRTNSAVARQLVVSDGAVEKHVSNIFLKLGLSPSDGDHRRVLAVLTYLNS, encoded by the coding sequence GTGCGGGTGGTCATCGCCGAGGATTCGGTGCTGTTGAGGGAGGGGCTGACCCGGTTGCTGACCGACCGGGGGCATGAGGTGGTCGCCGGGGTCGGGGACGCGGACGCTCTGGTCAAGACCATCACCGAGCTCGGCGACGAGGGCGCGCTGCCCGATGTCGTCGTCGCGGACGTGCGGATGCCGCCGACCCACACGGACGAAGGGGTGCGGGCCGCCGTACAGCTGCGCAAGACGTATCCCGGGCTCGGGGTGCTGGTGCTGTCGCAGTACGTGGAGGAGCGGTACGCCACCGAACTCCTGGCCGGTTCCAGCCGCGGGGTCGGGTATCTGCTCAAGGATCGCGTGGCAGAGGTGCGGGAGTTCGTGGACGCCGTGGTCCGGGTCGCGCAGGGCGGTACCGCCCTCGATCCGGAGGTCGTCGCGCAGTTGCTCGGCCGGAGCAGGAAGCAGGACGTGCTGGCCGGACTCACCCCGCGGGAGCGCGAGGTCCTGGGGCTGATGGCCGAGGGGCGGACGAACTCCGCGGTCGCCCGGCAGCTGGTCGTCAGCGACGGGGCCGTGGAGAAGCACGTCAGCAACATCTTCCTGAAGCTCGGCCTCTCGCCGAGTGACGGGGATCACCGCCGCGTACTGGCGGTTCTCACCTACCTCAATTCCTAG
- a CDS encoding sensor histidine kinase, with protein MATQYGQYGQPDPYEQHGRQDQYGPEYGRRDGGRRHLLPTGLREPLTARHWRELAYVLLGLPIGIVLFTFTITMLSLGAGLLVTFLGIPVLAAGLAAGRGFAAMERARARGLLGLEVADPEPLRPRGRGAMAWMAAVLKSGTSWRQALYAVVQFPWAVFSFCVAVTVWSFGWTMLTYPLWFWVFPMYGGQGGLQLYGDEQHSVYLDNPFEITVTALVGLLITLATPWIVRALTTVDRLLVHGLLGPSSLGARVVELESDRGVVVDTASADLRRIERDLHDGAQARLVALAMDLGLAKEKLREDPRAAARMVDEAHGEVKTALQELRDLARGIHPAVLTDRGLDAALSAVASRCVVPVRVEVDLVERPAPAIEGIAYFTVSELLQNISKHSRARSASVDVWRAEDRLMLQVVDDGVGGADASGGGSGLAGLAGRLDAVDGILVVDSPAGGPTRVTAELPWRGDGV; from the coding sequence ATGGCCACTCAGTACGGGCAGTACGGGCAGCCCGACCCATACGAGCAGCACGGGCGCCAGGACCAGTACGGGCCGGAGTACGGGCGCCGCGACGGTGGCCGCCGTCACCTGTTGCCGACGGGGTTGCGTGAGCCGCTCACTGCGCGTCACTGGCGGGAGCTCGCCTATGTCCTGCTCGGTCTGCCGATCGGCATCGTGCTGTTCACCTTCACGATCACGATGCTGTCGCTGGGGGCGGGCCTGCTGGTGACCTTCCTCGGCATTCCGGTGCTGGCGGCGGGACTGGCCGCGGGCCGGGGCTTCGCAGCGATGGAACGGGCCCGGGCGCGCGGGCTGCTCGGCCTGGAGGTGGCCGATCCCGAGCCGCTGAGGCCACGGGGCAGGGGTGCGATGGCCTGGATGGCCGCCGTCCTCAAGAGCGGCACGTCCTGGCGGCAGGCGCTGTACGCGGTGGTGCAGTTCCCGTGGGCGGTGTTCTCCTTCTGCGTCGCCGTGACCGTGTGGTCCTTCGGCTGGACCATGCTGACGTACCCGCTGTGGTTCTGGGTCTTCCCGATGTACGGCGGCCAGGGCGGGCTTCAGCTGTACGGCGACGAGCAGCACAGCGTCTACCTCGACAACCCCTTCGAGATCACCGTGACGGCGCTGGTGGGTCTGCTGATCACGCTGGCCACGCCGTGGATCGTCCGGGCCCTGACGACGGTGGACCGGCTGCTGGTGCACGGGCTGCTCGGGCCGTCGTCGCTGGGGGCGCGGGTGGTGGAGCTGGAGTCCGACCGGGGGGTCGTGGTGGACACGGCGTCCGCCGATCTGCGGCGCATCGAGCGCGATCTGCACGACGGGGCGCAGGCCCGGCTGGTAGCGCTGGCGATGGATCTTGGGCTGGCGAAGGAGAAACTGCGGGAGGATCCGCGGGCGGCGGCGCGGATGGTGGACGAGGCGCACGGTGAGGTGAAGACGGCGTTGCAGGAACTGCGGGACCTGGCGCGCGGCATCCATCCGGCAGTGCTGACGGACCGGGGACTGGACGCGGCGCTGTCGGCGGTGGCGTCGCGGTGCGTGGTTCCGGTGCGGGTGGAGGTGGATCTGGTGGAGCGGCCGGCGCCGGCGATCGAGGGGATCGCGTACTTCACCGTCTCGGAGCTGCTTCAGAACATCAGCAAGCACAGTCGGGCACGGTCGGCCTCCGTCGATGTCTGGCGGGCGGAGGACCGGTTGATGCTGCAGGTGGTGGATGACGGGGTCGGCGGAGCGGATGCCTCCGGCGGGGGGTCGGGGTTGGCCGGGCTCGCGGGGCGGTTGGACGCGGTGGACGGGATCCTGGTGGTCGATTCGCCGGCGGGCGGGCCTACCCGGGTGACCGCGGAGTTGCCCTGGCGCGGGGACGGAGTCTGA
- a CDS encoding sensor histidine kinase, whose product MTASTSRSASDPSSSHTGGTHPGGFPPGGSRPGAAPLATVVPVPGATGKDGDRLPPARFAYDPQTWKEIAHLLTNLPMSLIGFTYVMTVIVTGAAMTVTVIGFPLLALGLAGARLMGRFERGRARLLLGVRIDEPSPLPLRRAGGLFQRMWLMLKDPVAWRTVLYDLIRLPWGVLTFSVVVPSLFVLWPVLPFLARGLTNADRAMVRALLSPSDELERRIAELESDRGVVVDTAAADLRRIERDLHDGAQARLVNLAMGLGLAKEKLLEGQADDVVAAMVEEAHGEVKLALQELRDLARGIHPAVLTDRGLDAALSSVASRCTVPVKVTADLTSRPAQAIEGIAYFTVSELLQNVSKHSAARSASVDVWRTDDRLLIQVWDDGRGGARLDGGSGMRGLAERLDAVDGLFIVDSPTGGPTTVTAELPWRNRG is encoded by the coding sequence ATGACCGCTTCGACCAGCCGATCCGCCTCCGACCCCAGCAGCTCCCACACGGGGGGTACCCATCCGGGCGGCTTCCCACCGGGCGGCTCCCGTCCGGGAGCCGCTCCCCTCGCGACCGTCGTGCCGGTGCCGGGCGCGACCGGGAAGGACGGCGACCGTCTGCCTCCGGCCCGGTTCGCCTACGACCCGCAGACGTGGAAGGAGATCGCGCACCTTCTGACGAACCTGCCGATGTCGTTGATCGGGTTCACCTACGTGATGACGGTGATCGTCACCGGCGCTGCGATGACGGTCACCGTCATCGGGTTCCCGCTGCTCGCGCTGGGGCTCGCCGGGGCGCGGCTGATGGGCCGGTTCGAGCGGGGGCGGGCGCGTCTGCTGCTCGGGGTGCGCATCGACGAGCCGAGCCCGTTGCCGCTGCGCCGGGCGGGCGGGCTTTTCCAGCGGATGTGGCTCATGTTGAAGGACCCGGTGGCCTGGCGGACGGTGCTGTACGACCTCATCCGGTTGCCCTGGGGGGTCCTGACGTTCAGCGTGGTCGTTCCTTCGCTGTTCGTGCTGTGGCCGGTGCTGCCGTTCCTGGCGCGCGGGCTGACCAACGCGGACCGGGCGATGGTGCGGGCCCTGCTCTCCCCCTCCGACGAGCTGGAGCGGCGGATCGCGGAGCTGGAGTCGGACCGGGGGGTCGTGGTCGACACGGCGGCCGCCGATCTGCGGCGCATCGAGCGCGATCTGCACGACGGGGCGCAGGCCCGGCTGGTCAACCTGGCGATGGGGCTGGGCCTGGCTAAGGAGAAGCTGCTGGAGGGGCAGGCCGACGACGTCGTGGCGGCGATGGTGGAGGAGGCGCACGGCGAGGTGAAACTCGCGCTCCAGGAGCTGCGGGACCTGGCACGAGGCATCCATCCGGCGGTTCTGACCGACCGGGGGCTGGACGCGGCGCTGTCGTCCGTGGCCTCGCGCTGCACGGTGCCGGTGAAGGTGACCGCCGACCTGACGTCCCGACCGGCGCAGGCCATCGAGGGCATCGCCTACTTCACGGTTTCCGAGCTGCTCCAGAACGTCAGCAAGCACAGCGCGGCCCGGTCGGCCTCGGTCGACGTGTGGCGGACCGACGACCGGCTGCTCATCCAGGTGTGGGACGACGGCCGGGGCGGGGCGCGGCTCGACGGCGGGTCGGGGATGCGGGGGCTGGCGGAGCGGCTGGACGCCGTCGACGGGCTGTTCATCGTGGACTCGCCGACGGGGGGTCCCACGACGGTGACCGCGGAGTTGCCCTGGCGGAACCGCGGATAG
- a CDS encoding NADH-quinone oxidoreductase subunit A — MRERTVDVAAEFAADYFQSYSVVGLLAVVGVLFVAVAFGAGHLLRPVVPTPEKLLTYECGVDPVGEGWAHTQVRYYVYAFLYVIFAVDSIFLFPWATVFAAPGYGAATLVEMFIFLGFLAVGLLYAYKKGVLTWT, encoded by the coding sequence GTGCGGGAACGGACCGTCGATGTCGCGGCGGAATTCGCGGCGGACTACTTCCAGTCCTATTCCGTCGTCGGGCTGCTCGCCGTCGTCGGCGTGCTGTTCGTCGCCGTGGCCTTCGGGGCCGGGCACCTGTTGCGCCCGGTGGTCCCCACCCCGGAGAAACTCCTGACGTACGAGTGCGGCGTCGACCCCGTGGGCGAGGGCTGGGCCCACACCCAGGTCCGCTACTACGTCTACGCCTTCCTCTACGTGATCTTCGCGGTCGACTCGATCTTCCTCTTCCCCTGGGCGACGGTCTTCGCGGCCCCCGGCTACGGCGCGGCCACGCTCGTGGAGATGTTCATCTTCCTCGGCTTCCTGGCCGTGGGCCTGCTGTACGCCTACAAGAAGGGCGTCCTGACATGGACGTGA
- a CDS encoding NADH-quinone oxidoreductase subunit B: MDVTPKVNAPEQPDQPEQPGRPGHPEQPGRPEHPGQPERPEPVPSEPVPLPEPKRLGTLARLAPEPMKVILNWGRRYSLWVFNFGLACCAIEFIAASMARHDFIRLGVIPFAPGPRQADLMVVSGTVTDKMAPAVKRLYEQMPEPKYVISFGACSNCGGPYWDSYSVTKGVDQIIPVDVYVPGCPPRPEALLQGILKLQEKIARESLHERYGPAPSRPAVSRPSPAALQSDLVRPPSAESSAPSEEGR, translated from the coding sequence ATGGACGTGACGCCGAAAGTGAATGCACCGGAACAGCCCGACCAGCCCGAGCAGCCCGGACGACCGGGACACCCCGAGCAGCCCGGACGGCCGGAACACCCCGGACAGCCCGAGCGGCCCGAACCGGTGCCCTCGGAACCTGTTCCGCTGCCGGAGCCGAAGCGCCTGGGCACCCTGGCCCGCCTGGCTCCGGAGCCGATGAAGGTGATCCTGAACTGGGGCCGCCGTTACTCGCTCTGGGTCTTCAACTTCGGCCTCGCCTGCTGCGCGATCGAGTTCATCGCCGCGTCGATGGCCCGCCACGACTTCATCCGTCTCGGCGTCATCCCCTTCGCGCCCGGCCCCCGCCAGGCCGACCTGATGGTCGTCTCCGGCACGGTCACGGACAAGATGGCCCCGGCGGTGAAGCGCCTCTACGAGCAGATGCCCGAGCCGAAGTACGTCATCTCCTTCGGCGCGTGCAGCAACTGCGGCGGCCCGTACTGGGACTCGTACTCGGTGACGAAGGGCGTCGACCAGATCATCCCGGTGGACGTCTACGTGCCGGGCTGTCCGCCGCGCCCGGAGGCGCTTCTCCAGGGCATCCTCAAGCTCCAGGAGAAGATCGCCCGGGAGTCCCTGCACGAGCGCTACGGCCCGGCCCCGTCCCGCCCGGCCGTCTCCCGTCCCTCGCCGGCAGCCCTCCAGAGCGACCTGGTGCGGCCGCCCTCCGCCGAATCCTCCGCGCCGTCGGAGGAGGGCCGATGA
- a CDS encoding NADH-quinone oxidoreductase subunit C, translated as MTTIGWLPAPADELFGPQATAEESYDVLTVDVPPTSWTDALRVARDRLTCTYFDWLSAVDEPGTGFRVSAHVVALSPVRRLLLRTTIPHEAPTLASAIDVYAGAAWHERETHEMFGVTFAGHPALNHLLLPETFEGHPLRKDFVLAARVAKAWPGAKEPGESEHGGPKRRQMLPPGVPDPNEWGPLKGQLPPAPARPARAAAGRAAGDRPVRRARTASEGSASQPPSPAPETSPTSPPPQTSPASAASPASPVSSGPSTPAGPRRARSASAGSASQRTSTTDSPTTAGAEPASEPASGPAGSGPAAPKEPTVPETAPQDPAGPRRARSASQGSASQRTQPPTTSTSPDTPPRASTAPRSSDAPWHHARPAFDERQQTPEPSERREPMGEQGQKPKSDHTPAPEPEPEQESVSDRQQKPDQQPGDRPSAAEPDKRPEPNRGAAPDPQGAAGQGAVEQAASEQPDSVGKPSPTRGATAPADGTEPPAPENPTGGPQ; from the coding sequence ATGACCACGATCGGCTGGCTCCCCGCTCCTGCCGACGAGCTCTTCGGCCCCCAGGCCACGGCCGAGGAGTCCTACGACGTCCTGACGGTCGACGTCCCGCCGACGTCCTGGACCGACGCTCTGCGCGTGGCCCGCGACCGCCTGACCTGCACCTACTTCGACTGGCTGAGCGCGGTCGACGAACCGGGCACGGGGTTCCGCGTCTCGGCGCACGTGGTGGCCCTGTCCCCGGTGCGTCGCCTGCTGCTGCGCACGACGATCCCGCACGAGGCGCCGACCCTCGCCTCCGCCATCGACGTCTACGCCGGTGCGGCCTGGCACGAACGCGAGACGCACGAGATGTTCGGCGTCACCTTCGCGGGCCACCCCGCCCTGAACCACCTCCTCCTCCCGGAGACCTTCGAAGGCCACCCCCTGCGCAAGGACTTCGTCCTCGCCGCCCGCGTCGCCAAGGCCTGGCCGGGCGCGAAGGAGCCGGGGGAGTCCGAGCACGGCGGCCCCAAGCGCCGCCAGATGCTTCCCCCGGGCGTCCCCGACCCCAACGAGTGGGGCCCCCTGAAGGGCCAACTCCCGCCCGCCCCGGCCCGCCCGGCCCGAGCGGCGGCGGGGCGCGCGGCAGGCGACCGCCCGGTCCGCCGCGCCCGCACAGCATCGGAAGGCTCAGCCAGCCAGCCGCCCTCCCCAGCCCCGGAAACCTCCCCGACTTCCCCACCCCCACAGACCTCGCCAGCCTCTGCTGCCTCTCCTGCTTCTCCGGTTTCTTCAGGTCCCTCGACTCCGGCCGGACCCCGCCGCGCCCGAAGCGCGAGCGCCGGCTCTGCGTCACAACGGACGAGCACCACGGACTCCCCGACTACCGCAGGAGCCGAGCCCGCATCCGAGCCCGCATCCGGCCCCGCAGGATCCGGGCCCGCCGCGCCGAAGGAACCGACGGTCCCCGAGACGGCCCCGCAGGATCCGGCAGGACCGCGCCGCGCGCGCAGCGCCTCCCAGGGCTCGGCCTCCCAGCGCACCCAGCCTCCGACGACCTCGACATCCCCCGACACCCCGCCCCGCGCCTCCACGGCCCCCCGTAGCTCCGACGCGCCCTGGCATCACGCCCGACCGGCTTTCGACGAGCGGCAGCAGACCCCAGAGCCGAGCGAGCGACGGGAACCGATGGGGGAGCAGGGCCAGAAGCCGAAGTCGGACCACACTCCCGCGCCGGAGCCGGAGCCGGAGCAGGAGTCGGTTTCGGACCGGCAGCAGAAGCCCGATCAGCAGCCGGGGGACCGGCCATCGGCGGCAGAGCCGGACAAGAGGCCGGAGCCGAACCGGGGCGCGGCTCCGGACCCGCAGGGCGCCGCCGGGCAGGGCGCCGTTGAGCAGGCTGCGTCCGAGCAGCCGGACTCCGTCGGGAAGCCTTCGCCCACCCGTGGCGCGACGGCCCCTGCCGACGGCACGGAACCCCCCGCCCCCGAGAACCCCACAGGAGGCCCGCAGTGA
- a CDS encoding complex I subunit 1/NuoH family protein gives MNDALDVALRLLVVFVVFLTFPLIVGQAEHKVMAHMQGRLGPMYAGGFHGWAQLVADGVKFVQKEDIVPAGADRRIFQLAPAVALLPYLLVLLAIPIGPGEGAVGQVVDAGIFFVLAVMGVGVLGSLMAGWASANKFSLLGGLRTAAQLLAYELPMLLTAASVAMAAGTVSLPGIVDAFEWWWLPWQITGAIVFFVAGLAELQRPPFDMPVADSEIIFGAYTEYTGLRFALFLLAEYAGIVVLCGLTTVLFLGGWHGPWGADGLGWVWTLLKAAVLAFLVIWLRVTYPRLREDQLQKLSWTLLVPLSLAQIALTGIVKVVIR, from the coding sequence GTGAACGACGCTCTCGACGTCGCCCTGCGACTCCTGGTCGTCTTCGTCGTCTTCCTCACCTTTCCCCTGATCGTCGGTCAGGCCGAGCACAAGGTCATGGCCCACATGCAGGGCCGCTTGGGGCCGATGTACGCGGGCGGCTTCCACGGCTGGGCCCAGCTCGTCGCGGACGGCGTCAAGTTCGTCCAGAAGGAGGACATCGTCCCCGCGGGCGCGGACCGCCGTATCTTCCAGCTCGCGCCGGCCGTGGCCCTCCTCCCGTACCTCCTGGTGCTGCTCGCCATTCCCATCGGCCCGGGCGAAGGCGCCGTCGGCCAGGTCGTGGACGCGGGCATCTTCTTCGTGCTCGCGGTGATGGGCGTCGGCGTGCTCGGCTCCCTCATGGCCGGCTGGGCCAGTGCCAACAAGTTCTCCCTTCTCGGCGGCCTGCGTACCGCCGCCCAGCTCCTCGCCTACGAGCTTCCGATGCTGCTCACCGCCGCCTCGGTGGCGATGGCGGCGGGCACGGTCTCCCTGCCCGGCATCGTCGACGCCTTCGAGTGGTGGTGGCTGCCCTGGCAGATCACCGGCGCCATCGTCTTCTTCGTCGCGGGTCTCGCCGAGCTGCAGCGGCCCCCCTTCGACATGCCCGTCGCCGACTCGGAGATCATCTTCGGCGCGTACACCGAGTACACGGGTCTGCGCTTCGCCCTCTTCCTCCTCGCCGAGTACGCGGGAATCGTCGTCCTGTGCGGCCTGACCACCGTCCTCTTCCTGGGCGGCTGGCACGGCCCCTGGGGCGCAGACGGCCTCGGCTGGGTCTGGACCCTGCTCAAGGCGGCCGTCCTCGCCTTCCTCGTGATCTGGTTGCGCGTCACCTACCCCCGCCTGCGCGAGGACCAGCTTCAGAAGCTCTCCTGGACCCTCCTCGTCCCCCTCTCCCTCGCTCAGATCGCCCTCACCGGCATCGTCAAGGTGGTGATCCGGTAA
- a CDS encoding NuoI/complex I 23 kDa subunit family protein: protein MAPIPGSGLAKGLAVTLRTMTRKTVTEQYPDAQPELPPRTRGVIGLFEENCTVCMLCARECPDWCIYIDSHKETVPPAAPGGRERSRNVLDRFAIDFALCMYCGICIEVCPFDALFWSPEFEYAETDIHELTHERDKLREWMWTVPAPPALDPAAEEPKEIAAARKTAEKLAAAQAESNAPPAAEPNAPQGGES from the coding sequence ATGGCCCCCATCCCCGGCAGTGGCCTCGCCAAGGGTCTGGCCGTCACCCTCCGCACGATGACGCGCAAGACCGTCACCGAGCAGTACCCGGACGCCCAGCCCGAACTTCCGCCCCGTACCCGTGGCGTCATCGGCCTGTTCGAGGAGAACTGCACGGTCTGCATGCTCTGCGCCCGTGAGTGCCCCGACTGGTGCATCTACATCGACTCCCACAAGGAGACGGTCCCGCCCGCCGCCCCGGGCGGCCGCGAGCGCAGCCGCAACGTCCTCGACCGCTTCGCCATCGACTTCGCCCTGTGCATGTACTGCGGTATCTGCATCGAGGTCTGTCCTTTCGACGCTCTGTTCTGGTCACCGGAGTTCGAGTACGCCGAGACCGACATCCACGAACTGACCCACGAACGCGACAAGCTCCGCGAGTGGATGTGGACCGTCCCGGCCCCACCCGCCCTCGACCCCGCCGCCGAGGAGCCGAAGGAGATCGCGGCCGCCCGCAAGACGGCCGAGAAGCTGGCGGCAGCCCAGGCCGAGTCGAACGCACCCCCGGCCGCCGAGCCGAACGCACCCCAGGGAGGAGAGTCGTGA